A genomic segment from Rosettibacter firmus encodes:
- the nuoH gene encoding NADH-quinone oxidoreductase subunit NuoH, whose protein sequence is MNIWEIIIITIVKILIAITTLLLSVAYMVYFERKISAWAQNRLGPNRVGYKGLLQPFADVFKLLLKEDIVPEAANKTLHTLAPFISLFVAFATYAVVPIGPTINLFGYEIKLVVADVNIGILYVLALTSLGVYGITLAGWSSGSKYSLLGGIRSSAQMISYEVSMGFSIAGVLLISESLRPIDIVNAQYGLMWNAIIQPIGFITFVVSAFAETNRLPFDLPEAEPELVGGYHTEYSSFKFAGFFLAEYANMIIASCLIVTLYLGGWQIPFIDKFGLNPALTTILQVFAFLFKTAFVLFVFIWVRWSIPRFRYDQLMNIGWKVMFPLSLVNIIWVAILIMIFKI, encoded by the coding sequence ATGAATATCTGGGAAATAATAATTATCACAATTGTAAAAATATTAATTGCAATTACAACACTCCTTTTATCTGTTGCCTATATGGTTTACTTCGAAAGGAAAATAAGTGCCTGGGCACAAAATAGATTGGGACCTAATAGAGTAGGTTATAAAGGATTATTACAACCATTTGCTGATGTATTTAAATTGTTATTGAAAGAAGATATTGTTCCAGAAGCTGCTAATAAAACTTTGCACACATTAGCTCCGTTTATTTCACTCTTTGTTGCATTTGCAACTTATGCTGTTGTACCAATTGGACCAACTATTAATTTATTTGGATATGAAATAAAATTAGTAGTAGCAGATGTTAACATAGGGATATTATATGTTCTTGCATTAACATCACTTGGAGTCTATGGAATAACTCTTGCAGGATGGTCTTCGGGTAGTAAATATTCTTTACTTGGTGGAATACGTTCTTCTGCACAGATGATTTCTTATGAAGTATCTATGGGATTTTCTATTGCAGGGGTTTTATTAATTTCGGAATCGTTAAGACCAATCGATATTGTGAATGCTCAATATGGTTTGATGTGGAATGCTATTATTCAACCAATTGGTTTTATTACATTTGTTGTCTCTGCATTTGCAGAAACCAATCGATTACCTTTTGATTTACCAGAAGCAGAACCTGAACTTGTTGGTGGTTATCATACAGAATATAGCTCATTTAAATTTGCTGGTTTCTTTTTAGCAGAATATGCTAATATGATAATTGCAAGTTGTTTAATTGTTACTCTTTATCTTGGTGGATGGCAAATTCCATTTATTGATAAGTTTGGATTAAATCCAGCTTTAACAACAATTTTACAGGTATTTGCATTTTTATTTAAAACTGCTTTTGTGTTGTTTGTCTTTATTTGGGTAAGATGGAGTATCCCAAGATTTAGATATGATCAATTAATGAATATAGGGTGGAAAGTTATGTTTCCACTTTCACTGGTAAATATTATCTGGGTTGCAATTCTTATAATGATATTTAAGATTTAG
- the nuoI gene encoding NADH-quinone oxidoreductase subunit NuoI — protein MAIKKRKKDLNFFERIYIVEIIKGMILTLKNMFRPKFTMEYPEVKFEPPASYRGRPVLVLDENGKERCVACGLCSRVCPALAIEVRAAETELEKERYPELFEINMLRCIFCGFCEEVCPEEAIVMSKDYELVFTNREDAIFGKDKLLVPIENLKDRIEFLRRFK, from the coding sequence ATGGCAATCAAGAAAAGAAAAAAAGACCTAAATTTTTTTGAAAGAATTTATATAGTTGAAATAATTAAGGGAATGATACTTACTCTCAAAAATATGTTTCGTCCTAAGTTTACAATGGAATATCCCGAGGTTAAGTTTGAGCCCCCTGCTTCGTATCGAGGAAGACCTGTTTTAGTTCTTGATGAAAATGGGAAAGAAAGATGCGTAGCCTGTGGTTTGTGTTCAAGAGTTTGTCCAGCTTTAGCTATAGAAGTTAGAGCTGCCGAAACAGAATTAGAAAAAGAAAGGTATCCAGAATTATTCGAAATAAATATGTTACGTTGCATCTTTTGTGGATTTTGCGAAGAAGTTTGTCCAGAAGAAGCTATTGTTATGAGTAAAGATTATGAACTGGTATTTACAAATCGTGAAGATGCAATTTTTGGTAAAGATAAACTTTTAGTTCCTATTGAAAATCTAAAAGATAGAATTGAATTCTTAAGGAGATTTAAATAA
- a CDS encoding YifB family Mg chelatase-like AAA ATPase: MFSKVLSAATFGIDAYKVEVETHSEKQLPSITIVGLPDNAVKESKERVLAALKNSGIDLSFKKITVNLAPADIKKEGSAFDLPIAIGILAANEIVNQNLLEKTLLLGELSLDGSLRKIKGALPIAVEARRLGIENIILPKDSVREASIVEGINVYGLECLNEVIQFLNSENNFEPVHTDKDEVFAEVNTYHLDFSDVKGQENAKRALEIAAAGGHNIIMIGPPGSGKTMLAKRLPTILPPLTFEEALETTKIHSVAGILPKDKALITERPFRSPHHTVSDAALIGGGSIPRPGEVSFAHHGVLFLDELPEFKKNVLEVLRQPLEDSKVTISRSKMSLEFPANFMLAAAMNPCPCGYFTDPTKECTCTTAQIQKYMAKISGPLLDRIDIHIEVPPVKFKELSSASSGEKSEVIRKRVVAARQIQLKRFAGLKNIYCNAHMGTKEIRKFCKLDNQCEELLKMAMTRLGLSARAYDRIIKVSRTIADLENSENILPQHISEAIQYRALDRELWGH, from the coding sequence ATGTTTTCAAAAGTACTTTCAGCAGCTACTTTTGGAATTGATGCATATAAAGTTGAAGTGGAAACTCATAGCGAGAAACAACTCCCTTCCATTACAATTGTTGGTCTACCAGATAATGCAGTAAAAGAAAGTAAAGAACGAGTACTGGCTGCACTTAAAAATTCCGGGATCGATTTATCCTTCAAAAAAATTACAGTCAATTTAGCTCCAGCTGATATTAAAAAAGAAGGAAGTGCATTCGATTTACCAATTGCCATTGGAATTTTAGCAGCCAATGAAATTGTAAATCAGAATTTACTCGAAAAAACTTTATTGCTTGGTGAATTATCTTTAGATGGATCTTTAAGAAAAATTAAAGGTGCACTACCAATTGCAGTTGAAGCAAGGAGATTAGGTATTGAAAATATAATTCTTCCTAAAGATTCTGTAAGAGAAGCATCAATTGTTGAAGGTATTAATGTCTACGGTCTTGAATGCTTGAATGAAGTAATACAATTTTTAAATTCGGAAAATAATTTTGAACCAGTTCATACAGATAAAGATGAAGTATTTGCAGAAGTTAATACATATCATCTTGATTTTTCAGATGTTAAAGGACAGGAAAATGCAAAACGTGCTCTTGAAATTGCAGCAGCTGGTGGTCATAATATCATTATGATTGGACCACCAGGTTCTGGAAAAACTATGCTCGCAAAAAGATTACCAACAATTCTTCCTCCTCTTACATTCGAAGAGGCACTCGAAACAACAAAAATTCATTCAGTTGCAGGAATTCTTCCTAAAGATAAAGCATTAATAACAGAAAGACCTTTTAGAAGTCCTCATCATACTGTAAGTGATGCAGCATTAATTGGAGGGGGAAGTATTCCTCGTCCAGGTGAAGTTTCGTTTGCTCATCATGGCGTTTTATTTTTAGATGAATTACCTGAATTCAAAAAGAATGTTTTAGAAGTTTTACGTCAACCACTTGAAGATTCGAAAGTTACAATTAGTAGATCAAAAATGTCTCTTGAGTTCCCGGCTAATTTCATGCTTGCTGCAGCAATGAATCCATGCCCATGTGGTTATTTTACAGATCCAACAAAAGAATGTACCTGCACAACTGCTCAAATTCAAAAATATATGGCAAAAATTTCTGGACCATTACTCGATAGAATTGATATTCATATAGAAGTTCCACCAGTAAAATTCAAAGAACTATCTTCAGCATCATCAGGTGAAAAATCTGAAGTTATTAGAAAAAGAGTAGTTGCTGCTCGCCAGATTCAACTGAAAAGATTTGCTGGTTTAAAAAATATTTATTGTAATGCTCATATGGGCACAAAAGAAATTAGAAAATTTTGCAAACTCGATAATCAATGCGAAGAATTATTAAAAATGGCTATGACTCGATTGGGTTTATCTGCACGTGCTTATGATAGAATTATTAAAGTAAGTAGAACAATTGCTGATTTAGAAAATTCAGAAAATATTTTACCACAACATATTAGCGAAGCAATTCAATATAGAGCTCTTGATAGAGAACTTTGGGGACATTAA
- a CDS encoding right-handed parallel beta-helix repeat-containing protein, with protein sequence MKKKNFIGIISNSKIYLLFFLTFTCILKNETISQPSGGPYGPIYQVYDIPKVSGKIYFVSPDGIPENSGESISEPTTIEKAISKAKTGDAIILRGGVYRTGNLVFNQGIIIQSYKDEQPVFKGTYVATDWKSLGNGLWITKWDRLFPSKPADWWMRDREGKKTPLHRFNNDMVFVNGKFLQSAGWEGEVDENSYYIDYDRGVVYIGTDPTNKLVEITAFDAALIRTTKEVNGMKPDKKGPKIKGITFTQYAYRALEVEGTEPEGPADEKTFGKDVVGTLIENCTITFCSRVAGYIRGDSLVIRHCKVSDTSTEGIYIISSNDVLLEKNIFTRNNIERITGYYPAAVKIFNQCHRVTCNDNLVIDLPYSNGIWYDVGNVDGVFINNWIENVGNNRTELNINQPWPSDNGFFFEISKGAICAGNVFVNCDHGIWVLNSSNVKVYNNTFINSTACISRNARVAAGDHFGWHASTGPDIDKREGHEFVNNLLYADADFKRPLLYVWQPAQLCDKLIKPQLNILDYNYYVRQSNNYDILILWSPFKNEKCQSSFKNLEDLKNLYPQFAKNSKYYADYDKPIFKSFELHDFHLLKSFADSTSGSKVPEFMKKFIKTKKSYIGAYPVD encoded by the coding sequence ATGAAGAAGAAAAATTTTATTGGAATTATTTCTAATAGTAAAATTTATCTTTTATTCTTTTTAACATTTACCTGTATATTAAAGAATGAAACAATATCTCAACCTTCTGGAGGACCATACGGACCAATTTATCAAGTTTACGATATACCTAAAGTTTCTGGAAAAATTTATTTTGTTTCACCAGATGGAATTCCTGAAAACTCTGGCGAATCAATTTCTGAACCTACTACAATCGAAAAAGCAATCTCTAAAGCAAAAACAGGAGATGCTATAATTTTACGTGGTGGAGTTTATAGAACAGGGAATTTAGTTTTTAATCAGGGAATAATTATTCAATCATATAAAGATGAACAACCAGTTTTCAAAGGGACTTATGTAGCAACTGATTGGAAAAGTCTTGGTAATGGATTATGGATAACTAAATGGGATCGTTTATTCCCATCAAAACCAGCAGATTGGTGGATGCGAGATAGAGAAGGTAAAAAAACTCCATTGCATAGATTTAATAATGATATGGTTTTTGTAAATGGAAAATTTTTACAATCAGCTGGCTGGGAAGGAGAAGTAGATGAAAATTCTTATTACATTGATTATGATAGAGGCGTTGTTTATATAGGAACTGATCCTACAAATAAGCTGGTTGAAATTACAGCATTTGACGCTGCTTTAATAAGAACGACTAAAGAAGTAAACGGAATGAAACCAGATAAAAAAGGACCAAAAATAAAAGGAATAACATTTACTCAATATGCCTACAGAGCATTAGAAGTGGAAGGAACTGAACCCGAAGGTCCAGCAGACGAAAAAACATTTGGGAAAGATGTTGTGGGTACATTAATTGAAAATTGTACAATAACATTTTGCTCACGAGTCGCAGGTTATATCCGTGGAGATAGCCTTGTTATAAGACATTGTAAAGTGAGTGATACAAGCACAGAAGGAATTTATATAATTAGTTCTAACGATGTTTTGCTTGAAAAAAACATTTTTACTCGAAATAATATTGAACGAATTACCGGTTACTATCCAGCTGCTGTAAAAATTTTTAATCAGTGCCATAGAGTAACATGTAATGATAATCTTGTAATTGATCTTCCATACTCAAATGGAATCTGGTATGATGTAGGAAATGTTGATGGTGTTTTTATTAATAACTGGATTGAAAATGTTGGAAATAACAGAACAGAACTGAACATAAATCAACCATGGCCCAGTGATAACGGATTTTTCTTTGAAATTTCAAAAGGGGCAATTTGTGCTGGTAATGTATTTGTAAATTGTGACCATGGTATATGGGTATTAAATAGTTCTAATGTTAAAGTATATAATAACACTTTTATAAATAGTACTGCATGTATTTCTCGAAATGCTCGTGTTGCAGCTGGAGATCATTTTGGTTGGCATGCTAGTACTGGTCCGGATATAGATAAAAGAGAAGGTCATGAATTTGTAAATAATTTATTATATGCAGATGCTGATTTTAAGAGACCTTTATTGTACGTATGGCAACCAGCACAATTATGTGATAAACTAATTAAACCTCAATTAAATATACTTGATTATAATTATTATGTTCGTCAGTCAAATAATTATGATATTTTAATTCTCTGGAGTCCTTTTAAAAATGAAAAGTGTCAATCAAGTTTTAAAAATTTAGAAGATTTAAAAAATCTTTATCCTCAATTTGCTAAGAATAGTAAGTATTATGCAGATTATGATAAACCAATCTTTAAAAGTTTTGAATTACATGATTTTCATCTATTGAAGTCGTTTGCCGATTCTACATCAGGTTCAAAAGTTCCTGAATTTATGAAGAAGTTTATTAAAACGAAGAAAAGCTATATAGGTGCATATCCAGTTGATTAA
- the ilvD gene encoding dihydroxy-acid dehydratase, with the protein MRSDLIKKGFDKAPHRSLLKATGVIKSDDDFKKPFIGICNSYIDLIPGHVHLQEFGKVVKDEVRKAGGVPFEFNTIGVDDGIAMGHIGMRFSLASRELIADSVETVVEAHRLDAIICIPNCDKIVPGMLMAAVRLNIPTIFISGGPMKAGHTPSGEVIDLISVFEGVGKFSSGQIDEKKLKELEDFGCPTCGSCAGMFTANSMNCLMEALGIALPGNGTILAVDPRREELARQAARKIMELIQLDLKPRDIITRESILNAFALDMAMGGSTNTILHTLAIANEAGINFDLNEINKLSQKVPYICKVSPATKDVHIEDVDRAGGISAILNELSKLDGVLNLSLPTVTGKTLGENIKNAEVKDRNVIRSINEPFRKTGGLTVLFGNLAPKGAIVKSGAVDEHMLVFKGPAIVFNSQDEAIEGIRNGKVKPGNVVVIRYEGPKGGPGMPEMLAPTSEIMGMGLGDKVALLTDGRFSGGTRGACIGHISPEAAEKGPIAAVENGDIISIDIPNYSLNVELSDEEIQNRLNKLPKFKPKINKGYLGRYSRLVTSAHTGAILSLPD; encoded by the coding sequence ATGCGATCTGATTTAATAAAAAAAGGTTTTGACAAAGCTCCTCATAGAAGTTTATTAAAAGCAACGGGAGTAATAAAATCAGATGATGATTTCAAAAAGCCTTTTATAGGTATATGTAATTCATACATAGATTTAATACCCGGTCATGTTCACTTACAGGAGTTTGGGAAAGTAGTAAAAGACGAAGTTCGAAAAGCTGGAGGAGTACCATTTGAGTTTAATACAATAGGTGTTGATGATGGAATTGCTATGGGGCATATAGGTATGAGATTTTCACTTGCAAGTAGAGAATTAATTGCCGATAGCGTAGAAACGGTGGTAGAAGCTCATCGTCTTGATGCAATAATATGCATACCAAATTGCGATAAAATTGTGCCTGGTATGTTGATGGCTGCTGTAAGATTAAATATTCCCACAATTTTCATTTCTGGTGGACCAATGAAAGCAGGACATACACCTTCAGGTGAAGTTATTGATTTGATATCTGTCTTCGAAGGTGTGGGAAAATTCTCATCTGGCCAGATCGATGAAAAGAAATTGAAAGAACTCGAAGACTTTGGTTGTCCAACATGCGGTTCATGTGCTGGAATGTTTACAGCAAACTCTATGAATTGTTTAATGGAAGCGCTCGGTATTGCATTGCCAGGCAATGGAACAATTTTAGCAGTTGATCCTCGGCGGGAAGAACTTGCAAGACAGGCAGCAAGAAAAATAATGGAATTAATTCAACTCGATTTAAAACCACGCGATATTATTACACGTGAATCTATCCTGAATGCTTTCGCTCTTGATATGGCAATGGGAGGAAGTACCAATACTATTCTTCATACACTTGCAATTGCTAACGAAGCAGGAATTAATTTTGACTTGAATGAAATAAATAAACTTTCACAAAAAGTTCCATATATCTGTAAAGTTTCACCGGCTACTAAAGATGTTCATATCGAAGATGTTGATAGAGCCGGTGGTATTTCAGCAATTTTAAATGAACTTTCTAAACTTGATGGAGTTTTAAATCTCTCTTTACCAACTGTTACAGGAAAAACACTTGGAGAAAATATTAAAAATGCAGAAGTAAAAGATAGAAATGTTATTAGAAGTATAAATGAACCATTTAGAAAAACAGGTGGTCTTACAGTTTTGTTTGGAAACTTAGCACCAAAAGGTGCAATTGTTAAATCAGGTGCTGTTGATGAACATATGCTTGTCTTTAAAGGTCCAGCAATAGTTTTTAATTCGCAAGACGAAGCAATTGAAGGAATAAGAAATGGTAAAGTTAAACCCGGTAATGTTGTTGTAATACGATATGAAGGACCGAAAGGTGGCCCGGGAATGCCGGAAATGCTTGCACCAACTAGCGAAATTATGGGAATGGGTTTGGGTGATAAAGTAGCATTGTTGACTGATGGTCGATTTTCTGGTGGAACAAGAGGAGCCTGTATTGGACATATATCTCCAGAAGCTGCAGAAAAAGGTCCAATAGCAGCAGTGGAAAATGGAGATATAATTTCAATTGATATACCTAATTATTCTCTTAACGTTGAATTAAGTGATGAAGAAATTCAAAATAGATTAAATAAATTGCCAAAGTTCAAACCTAAGATTAATAAAGGTTATCTGGGTCGTTATTCAAGACTGGTTACTTCTGCACACACTGGTGCAATTTTAAGTTTACCTGATTAA
- the ilvB gene encoding biosynthetic-type acetolactate synthase large subunit, whose translation MNTRKKTMTGADIFFECLKREGVEYIFGYPGGAVLKIYEKLYDIDFLKHILVRHEQGATHMAEGYAKATGKVGVVLVTSGPGATNTVTGIADAYMDSVPLVVFTGQVPTHLIGNDAFQEADICGITRPITKHNFLVRDISELATTIKQAFYIASTGRPGPVVVDLPKNVINSITEFDYPDKVELRGYKPRVYGHQNQIKKAAMMIQKSKRPLLYVGGGVIMSGGHRELYLLAKENNLPVTMTLQGLGAFPGNDRQSLGMLGMHGTYWANQAVNNCDLLISLGARFDDRVTGKVDTFAKNAYKIHVDIDPTCIDKNVIVDLPIVGDVKHVMAELAAEISEKPDLTEWWEQIEAWKEECPLEYDMSDGRLRAQYIIEKLSELTNGDAIVVTDVGQHQMWVAQYYKFNHPRTHITSGGLGTMGFALPASIGVAFAVKDKPVLCITGDGGFQMNMQELATASYNKLPIKIFIINNSFLGMVRQWQELFHAEKYSFTDLSDSNPDFVKLAEAFDIKAYSVSNIQDVEPVLKEALAYNEGPILVDFKVVKEDMVFPIVPAGASISDMIIRRLDPKEMI comes from the coding sequence ATGAATACTAGAAAAAAAACAATGACAGGGGCGGATATATTTTTCGAATGCCTCAAACGCGAAGGCGTTGAGTATATATTCGGTTATCCAGGTGGAGCTGTATTAAAAATCTACGAGAAACTTTATGATATAGATTTTCTTAAACATATACTTGTACGACACGAACAAGGTGCTACACACATGGCAGAAGGCTATGCTAAAGCTACAGGTAAAGTTGGTGTAGTACTGGTTACCTCGGGACCTGGTGCTACTAATACTGTAACTGGTATTGCAGATGCCTATATGGACTCTGTCCCTCTGGTTGTTTTTACTGGTCAAGTACCAACTCATTTAATAGGAAATGATGCATTCCAGGAAGCAGATATATGTGGAATTACCAGACCAATTACAAAACATAATTTCCTGGTTAGAGATATTTCAGAATTAGCAACCACAATTAAACAGGCTTTCTATATAGCATCTACTGGTAGACCAGGACCAGTTGTTGTAGATTTACCTAAAAATGTTATTAATAGTATTACTGAATTTGATTATCCAGATAAAGTTGAACTTAGAGGTTATAAACCAAGAGTTTATGGCCATCAAAATCAAATTAAAAAAGCTGCTATGATGATTCAAAAATCTAAGAGACCTTTACTTTATGTAGGTGGTGGTGTAATTATGTCAGGCGGACATCGTGAATTATATCTCTTAGCTAAAGAAAATAATTTACCTGTTACAATGACACTTCAAGGATTAGGTGCTTTCCCGGGCAACGATAGACAATCACTTGGAATGCTTGGAATGCATGGCACTTACTGGGCTAATCAAGCTGTAAATAATTGTGATTTACTTATTTCTCTTGGGGCAAGATTTGATGATAGAGTAACTGGTAAAGTGGATACCTTCGCAAAAAATGCTTATAAAATTCATGTTGATATCGATCCAACATGTATTGATAAAAATGTAATTGTAGATTTACCAATTGTTGGTGATGTTAAACATGTAATGGCTGAACTTGCAGCAGAAATTTCTGAAAAACCCGATTTAACAGAATGGTGGGAACAAATCGAAGCATGGAAAGAAGAATGTCCACTGGAATATGATATGTCAGATGGTAGATTAAGAGCACAATATATAATTGAAAAACTTTCAGAACTTACAAATGGTGATGCAATTGTTGTTACAGATGTTGGTCAGCATCAAATGTGGGTTGCACAATATTATAAATTTAATCACCCCAGAACTCATATCACAAGTGGTGGTTTAGGAACAATGGGTTTTGCTCTTCCAGCTTCAATAGGTGTTGCATTTGCAGTGAAAGATAAACCAGTTTTGTGTATTACAGGGGACGGCGGTTTTCAAATGAATATGCAAGAACTTGCAACAGCTTCTTATAATAAATTACCAATTAAAATATTCATAATAAATAATTCATTCCTTGGAATGGTTCGACAATGGCAGGAATTATTCCATGCAGAAAAATATAGCTTTACTGATTTATCTGATAGTAATCCAGATTTTGTTAAGCTAGCAGAAGCTTTTGATATTAAAGCTTATTCTGTAAGTAATATTCAAGATGTAGAACCTGTACTGAAAGAAGCACTTGCTTATAACGAAGGACCAATACTTGTTGATTTCAAAGTTGTTAAAGAAGATATGGTTTTCCCGATTGTTCCTGCTGGTGCATCAATCAGCGATATGATAATTCGCAGACTAGATCCAAAGGAGATGATATAA
- the ilvN gene encoding acetolactate synthase small subunit, with product MLHVISALVENKFGAFNRVVTMFSAKGYNVHSISIGETEDPTISRMTIVTEGEDKVIEQIVKQLNRLIDTIKIVDLTYQPKVQRELLLITVGYQKGTRSEIIDICEIFRGNVVDINNKTLMLEITGPPEKIDAAINVLEPYGIKEIARSGLVALRRGEQSRKLNKSETETNKVGELK from the coding sequence ATGTTACACGTAATATCAGCATTAGTAGAAAATAAATTTGGTGCTTTCAATCGCGTTGTAACAATGTTTAGCGCCAAAGGCTATAATGTTCACTCAATTTCAATAGGCGAAACTGAAGACCCAACTATTTCAAGAATGACAATTGTTACAGAAGGCGAAGATAAGGTGATTGAACAAATTGTTAAACAATTAAACAGATTAATCGATACAATTAAAATCGTGGATTTGACATATCAACCAAAAGTTCAAAGAGAATTACTGTTGATTACTGTTGGTTATCAGAAGGGGACAAGATCAGAAATAATTGATATCTGTGAAATATTTCGTGGTAATGTGGTTGATATAAATAATAAAACATTAATGCTCGAAATAACCGGACCCCCCGAAAAGATCGACGCAGCAATTAATGTTCTCGAACCATATGGTATAAAAGAAATTGCAAGATCTGGTTTGGTTGCCTTAAGAAGAGGCGAGCAATCCAGAAAACTAAATAAATCTGAAACTGAAACTAACAAAGTTGGAGAATTAAAATGA
- the ilvC gene encoding ketol-acid reductoisomerase, protein MKIYYDADADLNLLKEKKLTVIGYGSQGHAHALNLKDSGLDVAVGLRKTSARWKEAEEAGLKVFTVEEASEWGDVIMILLPDQNHKEVYENEIKPHLKTGKALAFAHGFNIFYKQVIPPNDVDVIMIAPKGPGHLVRRTFQNGSGTPCLIAIHQDYTGKAKDIALAWAKGIGGTRAGVIETTFKDETETDLFGEQAVLCGGSAELVKAGFETLVEAGYPPELAYFECMHELKLIVDLYYEGGLTRMNYSVSDTAEYGGMTRGPKVINADTKKVMKQILEDIQTGKFAEEWINENKNGQPVLKKLREENKNHLIEKVGAQLRSMMSWLTNK, encoded by the coding sequence ATGAAAATTTATTACGATGCAGATGCAGACTTAAATTTATTAAAAGAGAAAAAATTAACGGTAATTGGCTATGGTAGCCAGGGTCATGCTCATGCATTGAACTTAAAAGATAGTGGTTTGGATGTAGCAGTAGGTTTAAGAAAAACAAGTGCTCGCTGGAAAGAAGCAGAAGAAGCTGGATTAAAAGTTTTTACAGTTGAAGAAGCATCGGAATGGGGTGATGTTATAATGATTCTTTTACCAGATCAGAATCATAAAGAAGTTTATGAAAATGAAATTAAACCGCATCTTAAAACAGGTAAAGCTTTAGCTTTTGCTCATGGTTTCAATATTTTTTATAAACAGGTAATTCCACCAAACGATGTTGATGTTATTATGATTGCTCCAAAAGGTCCCGGTCATCTGGTACGAAGAACATTTCAAAATGGAAGTGGTACACCATGCTTAATAGCAATTCATCAAGACTATACTGGAAAGGCTAAAGATATAGCACTTGCATGGGCTAAAGGTATTGGTGGAACACGCGCAGGTGTTATTGAAACTACATTTAAAGATGAAACAGAAACTGATTTATTTGGCGAACAGGCTGTGTTATGTGGTGGTTCTGCAGAATTGGTTAAAGCGGGTTTTGAAACTTTAGTGGAAGCAGGATATCCTCCTGAACTTGCTTACTTTGAATGCATGCATGAATTGAAATTAATTGTTGATCTTTATTACGAAGGTGGTTTAACAAGAATGAATTATTCAGTCAGTGATACAGCAGAATATGGTGGTATGACAAGAGGTCCAAAAGTTATAAATGCTGATACAAAAAAAGTAATGAAACAAATTCTTGAAGATATTCAAACAGGTAAATTTGCAGAAGAATGGATTAATGAAAATAAAAATGGGCAACCAGTACTTAAAAAACTAAGAGAAGAAAATAAGAATCACTTAATTGAAAAAGTTGGAGCTCAATTAAGAAGTATGATGAGCTGGTTGACAAATAAATAA